In Odocoileus virginianus isolate 20LAN1187 ecotype Illinois chromosome 23, Ovbor_1.2, whole genome shotgun sequence, one DNA window encodes the following:
- the MGST1 gene encoding microsomal glutathione S-transferase 1 isoform X2, with protein MVSLSQLMENEVFMAFASYTTIVLSKMMFMSTATAFYRLTRKVFANPEDCAGFGKGENAKKYLRTDDRVERVRRAHLNDLENIVPFLGIGLLYSLSGPDLSTAILHFRLFVGARIYHTIAYLTPLPQPNRALAFFIGYGVTLSMAYRLLKSNLYL; from the exons ATGGTCAGCCTTTCGCAGCTAATGGAGAATGAAGTATTCATGGCCTTTGCCTCCTACACGACAATTGTGCTTTCAAAAATGATGTTTATGAGCACTGCAACTGCATTCTATAGATTGACAAGAAAG GTTTTTGCCAACCCCGAAGATTGCGCAGGCtttggcaaaggagaaaatgccaAGAAGTATCTTCGGACGGATGACAGGGTGGAACGTGTTCGAAG AGCCCACTTGAATgaccttgaaaacattgtgcCATTTCTTGGTATTGGCCTTCTGTATTCCTTGAGTGGTCCAGACCTGTCTACAGCCATCCTGCACTTCAGACTGTTTGTCGGAGCACGAATCTACCACACGATTGCGTATTTGACACCCCTTCCCCAGCCAAATCGTGCTTTGGCTTTTTTCATTGGCTATGGAGTTACATTGTCAATGGCTTACAGACTGCTTAAAAGTAATCTGTACCTGTAA